One genomic region from Streptomyces sp. Li-HN-5-11 encodes:
- the zwf gene encoding glucose-6-phosphate dehydrogenase — MSNKPAEVEAAGASTGAPAGTPGPASTRSRTPGTAAKPEAPAVRVPIAPAADWVNPLRDARDRRLPRIAGPSGLVIFGVTGDLSRKKLMPAVYDLANRGLLPPGFSLVGFARRDWEDQDFAQVVHDAVKEHARTPFREEVWQQLAEGMRFVPGDFDDDTAFKQLRAAVEELDASRGTGGNFAFYLSVPPKFFPKVVQQLKKHGLAEGPGGSWRRAVIEKPFGRDLASARELNRIVHEVFDPEQVFRIDHYLGKETVQNILALRFANQMYEPVWNRSYVDHVQITMAEDIGIGGRAGYYDGIGAARDVIQNHLLQLMALTAMEEPIAFDAEALLTEKLKVLKSVRLPQDLGADTVRGQYAEGWQGGEQVVGYLQEEGIDPRSKTDTYAAVRLEIDNRRWAGVPFYLRTGKRLGRRVTEIAVVFKRAPHSPFDSTATEELGQNAIVIRVQPDEGMTVRFGSKVPGTSMEIRDVSMDFAYGESFTESSPEAYERLILDVLLGDANLFPRHQEVEESWKILDPIEAYWDEHGRPAQYPAGTWGPREADEMLARDGRSWRRP; from the coding sequence ATGAGCAACAAGCCCGCCGAGGTGGAGGCCGCCGGCGCCTCCACGGGGGCACCGGCCGGGACTCCGGGTCCCGCGAGTACGCGGAGCCGGACCCCGGGCACCGCCGCGAAGCCGGAGGCTCCGGCCGTGCGCGTCCCCATCGCCCCTGCCGCCGACTGGGTGAACCCCCTGCGTGACGCCCGGGACCGCCGGCTGCCCCGGATCGCGGGCCCGTCCGGGCTCGTCATCTTCGGCGTCACCGGCGACCTGTCCCGCAAGAAGCTGATGCCGGCCGTGTACGACCTCGCCAACCGCGGTCTGCTGCCGCCGGGCTTCTCGCTGGTCGGCTTCGCCCGCCGCGACTGGGAGGACCAGGACTTCGCCCAGGTGGTGCACGACGCGGTCAAGGAGCACGCGCGCACGCCGTTCCGCGAGGAGGTCTGGCAGCAGCTGGCCGAGGGCATGCGGTTCGTCCCCGGCGACTTCGACGACGACACGGCGTTCAAGCAGCTGCGCGCGGCCGTCGAGGAGCTGGACGCCTCCCGGGGCACGGGCGGCAACTTCGCCTTCTACCTCTCCGTACCGCCGAAGTTCTTCCCCAAGGTCGTGCAGCAGCTGAAGAAGCACGGCCTGGCGGAAGGACCCGGGGGTTCCTGGCGGCGGGCGGTCATCGAAAAGCCGTTCGGCCGCGACCTGGCGAGCGCCCGGGAGCTGAACCGGATCGTGCACGAGGTGTTCGATCCGGAGCAGGTCTTCCGCATCGACCACTACCTGGGCAAGGAGACCGTCCAGAACATCCTGGCGCTGCGCTTCGCCAACCAGATGTACGAGCCGGTGTGGAACCGTTCGTACGTCGACCATGTGCAGATCACCATGGCCGAGGACATCGGCATCGGCGGCCGCGCGGGCTACTACGACGGCATCGGCGCGGCCCGGGACGTCATCCAGAACCACCTGCTGCAGTTGATGGCCCTCACCGCGATGGAGGAGCCGATCGCCTTCGACGCCGAGGCGCTGCTCACCGAGAAGCTGAAGGTGCTCAAGTCGGTGCGGCTGCCCCAGGACCTGGGTGCCGACACCGTGCGCGGCCAGTACGCCGAGGGCTGGCAGGGCGGGGAGCAGGTGGTCGGCTATCTCCAGGAGGAGGGCATCGACCCGCGGTCGAAGACCGACACCTACGCGGCGGTGCGGCTGGAGATCGACAACCGCCGCTGGGCCGGTGTCCCGTTCTACCTGCGGACCGGCAAGCGGCTGGGCCGGCGGGTCACCGAGATCGCGGTGGTCTTCAAGCGGGCCCCGCACTCGCCCTTCGACTCCACGGCCACCGAGGAACTCGGCCAGAACGCCATCGTGATCCGTGTGCAGCCCGACGAGGGCATGACGGTCCGGTTCGGTTCGAAGGTGCCGGGTACCTCGATGGAGATCCGGGACGTGAGCATGGACTTCGCCTACGGCGAGTCCTTCACGGAGTCCAGCCCGGAGGCGTACGAGCGCCTCATCCTGGACGTCCTGCTCGGTGACGCCAATTTGTTCCCCCGTCACCAGGAAGTGGAAGAGTCCTGGAAGATCCTCGACCCGATCGAGGCCTACTGGGACGAGCACGGCCGGCCCGCGCAGTACCCCGCCGGCACGTGGGGTCCGCGGGAGGCCGACGAGATGCTCGCACGAGACGGACGGAGCTGGCGCAGGCCATGA
- the tal gene encoding transaldolase, which produces MITVTETTATAGALTRLSDQGVSIWLDDLSRRRIGSGNLAGLVEDRHVVGVTTNPSIFQAAIGSGEGYEEQLADLAVRGVTVEEAVRMMTTADVRDAADVLRPVHEATGGRDGWVSIEVDPRLAHRTTATVAEAKQLAWLVDRPNVMIKIPATRAGLPAITEVVGQGISVNVTLIFSLERYREVMDAYLAGLEKARAAGLDLAAIHSVASFFVSRVDTEIDKRLTLLGTDEARALKGRAALANARLAYAAYEQVFGSADRATPPGERFGALEAAGANRQRPLWASTGVKDPAYKDTLYVDELIAPGTVNTMPEATLDATADHGAVTGDTVRGRYDEARADLAAVERLGISYDEVVRQLEDEGVAKFEAAWQDLLDAVTKSLNSKGVDAE; this is translated from the coding sequence ATGATCACTGTGACCGAAACAACCGCGACCGCCGGAGCGCTCACGCGCCTGTCCGATCAGGGCGTGTCGATCTGGCTGGACGACCTGTCGCGGCGGCGGATCGGCTCCGGCAACCTGGCCGGACTCGTCGAGGACAGGCATGTCGTGGGCGTGACCACCAACCCGTCGATCTTCCAGGCCGCCATCGGCTCGGGAGAGGGCTACGAGGAGCAGCTCGCCGATCTGGCGGTGCGCGGCGTCACGGTCGAGGAGGCCGTGCGCATGATGACCACCGCGGACGTGCGGGACGCCGCCGACGTCCTGCGTCCGGTGCACGAGGCGACCGGCGGCCGGGACGGCTGGGTGTCGATCGAGGTCGACCCGCGGCTCGCCCACCGCACCACGGCGACCGTCGCGGAGGCGAAGCAGCTCGCCTGGCTGGTGGACCGCCCCAATGTCATGATCAAGATTCCGGCCACGCGGGCGGGCCTGCCGGCGATCACCGAGGTCGTCGGGCAGGGCATCAGCGTCAACGTGACGCTGATCTTCTCCCTGGAGCGCTACCGCGAGGTGATGGACGCCTACCTCGCCGGCCTGGAGAAGGCCCGGGCCGCGGGCCTGGACCTGGCGGCGATCCACTCCGTCGCCTCCTTCTTCGTCTCCCGCGTCGACACCGAGATCGACAAGCGGCTGACGCTGCTGGGCACCGACGAGGCCCGGGCGCTGAAGGGCAGGGCAGCGCTGGCGAACGCGCGGCTCGCCTACGCGGCGTACGAGCAGGTGTTCGGTTCCGCGGACCGTGCGACACCGCCCGGTGAGCGTTTCGGCGCGCTGGAGGCCGCGGGCGCGAACCGGCAGCGTCCGCTGTGGGCGTCGACCGGGGTGAAGGATCCGGCGTACAAGGACACCCTGTATGTGGACGAACTCATCGCTCCGGGCACCGTGAACACCATGCCGGAGGCCACGCTCGACGCCACGGCCGACCACGGCGCCGTCACCGGCGACACGGTGAGGGGCCGCTACGACGAGGCCCGCGCCGACCTGGCGGCCGTCGAGCGGCTGGGGATCTCCTACGACGAGGTGGTGCGGCAGCTCGAGGACGAGGGTGTCGCCAAGTTCGAGGCGGCCTGGCAGGACCTGCTGGACGCGGTCACGAAGTCCCTCAACAGCAAGGGAGTTGACGCGGAATGA
- the tkt gene encoding transketolase, with product MSEQTTDRFEWTDLDRRAVDTARVLAADAVQKVGNGHPGTAMSLAPAAYTIFQKVMRHDPADPEWTGRDRFVLSPGHTSLTLYTQLYLAGYELELEDLKAFRTYGSKTPGHPEYGHTAGVETTTGPLGQGVAMAVGMAMAARYERGLFDPEAPEGASPFDHTIWAIVSDGDLQEGVSAEASSLAGHQRLGNLVLLYDDNHISIEGDTATAFSEDVLKRYQAYGWHTQRIEPSDDGDIDVHALHAALTAARAETGRPSIIAMRTIIAWPAPHARNTEAAHGSALGEDEVAATKRVLGFDPERTFQVDDEVLAHTRQALDRGAEAHAAWDRRLDEWRDADPERAGLYDRVVAGKLPEGWQDALPVFEEGKSVATRAASGKVLQALGALMPELWGGSADLAGSNNTTIDKTSSFLPKGNPLPEADPYGRTVHFGIREFSMAAEMNGIALHGNTRVYGGTFLVFSDYMRNAVRLSALMQLPVTYVWTHDSIGLGEDGPTHQPVEHLASLRAIPGLNVVRPADANETAIAWAEILERHATRPAPHGLALSRQGLPTYAPNPDAAKGGYVLEESSTEVPDVILIATGSEVQLAVAARERLEAEGVGARVVSMPSVEWFEEQPREYRERVLPPSVRARVAVEAGIGLTWYRYVGDAGRIVSLEHFGASADAKTLFAEYGFTPDNVAAAARASLAAARA from the coding sequence ATGAGCGAGCAGACAACCGACCGCTTCGAGTGGACCGACCTCGACCGGCGTGCCGTCGACACCGCCCGCGTGCTGGCGGCCGATGCCGTGCAGAAGGTCGGCAACGGCCACCCCGGCACCGCGATGAGCCTCGCCCCGGCCGCGTACACGATCTTTCAGAAGGTGATGCGTCACGACCCCGCCGACCCGGAGTGGACGGGCCGTGACCGCTTCGTCCTGTCCCCCGGTCACACCTCGCTGACCCTGTACACCCAGCTCTACCTCGCGGGCTACGAGCTGGAGCTGGAGGACCTGAAGGCGTTCCGCACCTACGGTTCCAAGACGCCCGGCCACCCGGAGTACGGGCACACCGCGGGCGTGGAGACCACCACCGGGCCGCTCGGCCAGGGCGTCGCCATGGCCGTCGGCATGGCCATGGCCGCCCGGTACGAGCGCGGACTGTTCGACCCGGAGGCACCCGAGGGCGCCTCCCCCTTCGACCACACCATCTGGGCGATCGTCTCCGACGGCGACCTGCAGGAGGGCGTCTCCGCCGAGGCCTCCTCGCTGGCCGGCCACCAAAGGCTCGGCAATCTCGTCCTCCTCTACGACGACAACCACATCTCCATCGAGGGCGACACCGCGACCGCCTTCTCCGAGGACGTGCTGAAGCGCTACCAGGCGTACGGCTGGCACACCCAGCGCATCGAGCCCTCCGACGACGGCGACATCGACGTCCACGCGCTGCATGCGGCGCTGACGGCGGCGCGCGCCGAGACCGGGCGCCCCTCGATCATCGCGATGCGCACGATCATCGCCTGGCCGGCCCCCCACGCACGGAACACCGAGGCCGCCCACGGCTCGGCGCTCGGCGAGGACGAGGTCGCCGCCACCAAGCGCGTCCTCGGCTTCGACCCCGAGCGCACCTTCCAGGTGGACGACGAGGTGCTGGCCCACACCCGGCAGGCACTCGACCGGGGTGCGGAGGCGCACGCCGCCTGGGACAGGCGGCTGGACGAGTGGCGCGACGCCGACCCGGAGCGGGCCGGGCTGTACGACCGGGTCGTCGCCGGGAAGCTGCCCGAGGGCTGGCAGGACGCGCTGCCGGTGTTCGAGGAGGGCAAGTCGGTCGCCACCCGTGCCGCCTCCGGCAAAGTGCTCCAGGCGCTCGGCGCTCTCATGCCCGAGCTGTGGGGCGGCTCCGCCGACCTGGCCGGCTCGAACAACACCACCATCGACAAGACCTCCTCCTTCCTGCCGAAGGGCAACCCGCTGCCGGAGGCCGACCCCTACGGGCGTACGGTCCACTTCGGCATCCGCGAGTTCTCCATGGCCGCGGAGATGAACGGCATCGCCCTGCACGGCAACACCCGTGTCTACGGCGGCACGTTCCTGGTGTTCTCCGACTACATGCGCAACGCCGTCCGCCTGTCGGCCCTGATGCAGCTGCCGGTGACGTACGTCTGGACGCACGACTCCATCGGACTGGGCGAGGACGGCCCCACGCACCAGCCGGTCGAGCACCTCGCCTCCCTGAGGGCCATCCCGGGCCTGAACGTCGTCCGCCCGGCCGACGCCAACGAGACCGCGATCGCCTGGGCCGAGATCCTCGAACGGCACGCCACCCGCCCCGCCCCGCACGGCCTCGCACTCTCCCGCCAGGGCCTGCCGACGTACGCGCCGAACCCGGACGCGGCCAAGGGCGGCTACGTCCTGGAGGAGTCGTCCACCGAGGTCCCGGACGTCATCCTCATCGCCACCGGCTCCGAGGTGCAGCTGGCCGTCGCCGCACGCGAGCGGCTCGAGGCCGAGGGAGTCGGCGCCCGGGTGGTGTCGATGCCGTCCGTGGAGTGGTTCGAGGAGCAGCCGCGCGAGTACCGCGAGAGGGTGCTGCCGCCGTCGGTGCGGGCGCGCGTCGCGGTCGAGGCCGGCATCGGGCTGACCTGGTACCGCTATGTGGGTGACGCGGGACGGATCGTCTCGCTCGAGCACTTCGGCGCCTCGGCCGACGCGAAGACCCTCTTCGCCGAGTACGGCTTCACCCCCGACAACGTCGCCGCCGCGGCCCGCGCATCGCTGGCCGCCGCGCGCGCATGA
- a CDS encoding AraC family transcriptional regulator, which produces MADTTGRHADGDGGRGAGGDGDAIRTFPFPADLAVAGVGMQIGSMGTDRTWHAEAPLHRVHRIDFHVVMLFDGPVRHMVDFAEYEAAAGDVLWIRPGQVHRFSRSSEYRGTVLTMQPGFLPRATVEATGLYRYDLPPLLRPGPAQRAALRAALAQLRREYEDTETLPPNLHTAVLRHALTAFLLRLAHLAAGSAQASRSHGDTTFTRFREAVEKGFTANHSVSAYADALGYSRRTLVRAVRAATGETPKGFIDKRVVLEAKRLLAHTDLPIGRVGAAVGFPDTANFSKFFQLRTGQTPVAFRAELR; this is translated from the coding sequence ATGGCGGACACAACCGGCCGGCACGCAGACGGTGACGGCGGCAGAGGCGCCGGCGGAGACGGTGACGCGATCAGGACCTTCCCCTTCCCGGCCGACCTCGCCGTCGCCGGCGTCGGGATGCAGATCGGGTCCATGGGCACCGACCGCACCTGGCACGCCGAGGCCCCTCTCCACCGAGTCCACCGCATCGACTTCCACGTGGTCATGCTCTTCGACGGTCCCGTCCGGCACATGGTCGACTTCGCCGAGTACGAGGCCGCGGCCGGCGACGTGTTGTGGATCCGCCCGGGACAGGTCCATCGCTTCTCGCGCAGCAGCGAGTACCGCGGAACCGTCCTGACCATGCAGCCCGGGTTCCTGCCCCGGGCCACGGTCGAGGCGACCGGCCTCTACCGCTACGACCTGCCGCCCCTGCTGCGCCCAGGTCCGGCCCAGCGCGCCGCCCTGCGCGCCGCGCTCGCCCAGTTGCGGCGCGAGTACGAGGACACCGAGACGCTCCCGCCGAACCTGCACACCGCGGTGCTGCGTCATGCGCTCACCGCGTTCCTGCTCCGGCTGGCCCACCTCGCGGCCGGCTCGGCTCAGGCGTCGCGGAGTCACGGCGACACGACCTTCACCCGGTTCCGCGAGGCCGTCGAGAAGGGCTTCACCGCCAACCACAGCGTCAGCGCCTACGCCGACGCCCTCGGCTACTCCCGCCGCACCCTCGTGCGGGCCGTCCGCGCCGCAACAGGCGAGACACCCAAGGGTTTCATCGACAAACGTGTCGTCCTGGAGGCCAAGCGCCTGCTCGCCCACACCGACCTGCCGATCGGCCGCGTCGGCGCGGCCGTCGGCTTCCCCGACACGGCGAACTTCTCCAAGTTCTTCCAGCTGCGCACGGGGCAGACACCGGTGGCGTTCCGGGCGGAGCTGCGCTGA
- a CDS encoding glycoside hydrolase family 16 protein: protein MSEPSGIPAAPPAVTPHRRRSVRRALVAVLGTLGLAAAAATAATPSANASAPTPPSGWTQVFIDDFDGAAGSGVDTSNWQYDTGTSYPGGAANWGTGEVESMTRSTSNVSLDGNGDLLITPRRDASGNWTSGRIETTRTDFRPPAGGKLRVQARIQMPDVTGAAGAGYWPAFWMLGAPYRGNYQNWPGVGELDIMENVQGLNKTWATMHCGTDPGGPCNETSGLGNSTACPGSTCQSGFHTYSMEWDRSVSPEAIRFYVDGANYQTVTAHQMDATTWANATDHGFFVILNVAMGGAFPAAFGGGPTSATEPGHPMVVDYVQVLTSSGSAGGGTTPPPTGNRDAYSAIQAESYDGQSGVSTESTTDTGGGQDIGSLSNGDWALYKGVDFGSTPATQFYGRVAGGAAGGVSGLVQVRLDSPTSTPIGSFAVANTGGWQSWRTVPANISAVTGTHDVYLTFSSGQPADFVNVNWFDFGH from the coding sequence ATGAGTGAACCCTCCGGCATACCCGCCGCCCCACCGGCCGTCACCCCCCACAGACGGCGGTCCGTGCGACGCGCGCTCGTCGCCGTGCTCGGCACGCTCGGGCTCGCGGCGGCCGCCGCCACCGCCGCGACGCCCTCCGCGAACGCCTCCGCGCCCACGCCGCCCTCCGGGTGGACGCAGGTCTTCATCGACGACTTCGACGGCGCCGCCGGCTCCGGCGTCGACACCTCCAACTGGCAGTACGACACGGGCACTTCGTATCCGGGCGGCGCCGCCAACTGGGGCACCGGCGAGGTCGAGTCCATGACCCGCAGCACCAGCAACGTCTCGCTCGACGGCAACGGCGACCTGCTCATCACCCCGCGCCGCGACGCCTCCGGCAACTGGACCTCGGGCCGTATCGAGACCACCCGCACCGACTTCCGGCCCCCGGCCGGCGGCAAGCTGCGCGTGCAGGCCCGCATCCAGATGCCCGACGTCACCGGCGCCGCTGGCGCGGGCTACTGGCCCGCGTTCTGGATGCTGGGCGCGCCCTACCGCGGCAACTACCAGAACTGGCCCGGCGTCGGCGAGCTGGACATCATGGAGAACGTCCAGGGCCTGAACAAGACGTGGGCCACCATGCACTGCGGGACCGACCCGGGCGGCCCCTGCAACGAGACCTCGGGCCTCGGCAACTCCACCGCCTGCCCGGGCAGCACCTGCCAGTCCGGTTTCCACACCTACTCCATGGAGTGGGACCGCTCGGTGAGCCCCGAGGCCATCCGCTTCTACGTCGACGGCGCCAACTACCAGACCGTCACGGCGCATCAGATGGACGCGACGACCTGGGCCAACGCCACCGACCACGGCTTCTTCGTGATCCTGAACGTGGCGATGGGCGGCGCCTTCCCGGCGGCGTTCGGCGGCGGCCCGACCAGCGCCACGGAACCCGGCCACCCGATGGTCGTCGACTACGTCCAGGTCCTGACGTCCTCGGGCAGCGCAGGCGGCGGCACCACCCCTCCGCCCACCGGCAACCGCGACGCCTACAGCGCCATCCAGGCCGAGTCCTACGACGGCCAGTCCGGCGTGAGCACCGAGTCGACCACCGACACCGGCGGCGGCCAGGACATCGGCTCCCTCTCGAACGGCGACTGGGCCCTCTACAAGGGTGTCGACTTCGGCTCCACACCGGCCACCCAGTTCTACGGCCGGGTCGCCGGCGGCGCCGCGGGCGGCGTCAGCGGTCTGGTCCAGGTACGTCTGGACAGCCCCACCAGCACACCGATCGGCAGCTTCGCGGTGGCCAACACCGGCGGCTGGCAGTCCTGGAGGACGGTCCCGGCCAACATCAGCGCGGTGACCGGCACCCACGACGTCTATCTGACCTTCTCCAGCGGCCAGCCGGCGGACTTCGTGAACGTCAACTGGTTCGACTTCGGTCACTGA
- a CDS encoding IclR family transcriptional regulator: MTADAVPAQTGRSAPDRLLAVLAAFDHTHPALCLTDISRRAGLTLSTAHRLVGALTQWGALERDADGVYHIGLRLWEVAALAPRGLALRQIALPHLEDLYEATHENVQLAVRDGSEVVYIEWLSGRSAVGVHIRVGARWPLHATGVGLVLLAHAAPEFQDEYCAGPLASFTPHTITDPARLRRELAEVRRTGVAVSSRQVTDDALSVAAPVRGAGGAVTAAVSVVVPHADAQVPALVPAVRLAARGISRALGWQPDEV; encoded by the coding sequence ATGACCGCCGACGCCGTGCCCGCGCAGACGGGCCGTTCCGCGCCCGACCGGCTGCTCGCCGTCCTCGCCGCCTTCGACCACACGCACCCGGCGCTCTGCCTGACCGACATCAGCCGCAGGGCCGGCCTCACGCTGAGCACCGCGCACCGGCTGGTGGGCGCGCTGACCCAGTGGGGCGCGCTGGAGCGGGACGCGGACGGCGTCTACCACATCGGCCTCAGGCTGTGGGAGGTCGCCGCCCTGGCGCCGCGCGGCCTGGCCCTGCGGCAGATCGCGCTGCCCCACCTGGAGGACCTGTACGAGGCCACGCACGAGAACGTGCAGCTGGCGGTGCGGGACGGGTCGGAGGTCGTCTACATCGAGTGGCTCTCGGGGCGGTCGGCGGTCGGCGTGCACATCCGCGTCGGCGCGCGCTGGCCCCTGCACGCCACCGGGGTCGGGCTGGTGCTGCTCGCCCACGCGGCGCCGGAGTTCCAGGACGAGTACTGCGCGGGCCCCCTGGCCTCCTTCACTCCGCACACGATCACCGATCCGGCACGGCTGCGCCGGGAGCTGGCGGAGGTACGGCGCACCGGTGTGGCGGTGAGCAGCCGCCAGGTCACCGACGACGCCCTGTCGGTCGCGGCCCCGGTGCGGGGGGCGGGCGGAGCGGTGACGGCCGCGGTCTCGGTCGTGGTGCCCCACGCGGACGCCCAGGTGCCGGCCCTGGTCCCGGCGGTACGGCTCGCCGCCCGCGGCATCTCACGGGCACTGGGCTGGCAGCCGGACGAGGTCTGA
- a CDS encoding MarR family transcriptional regulator, whose amino-acid sequence MRGLHADTGYLLYRLGLRSGQLFNSFLQESGLRLRHYALLRFLATSEGALQRELSTSLGYDPSAIVGLVDDLERLGFAERRPSPDDRRSRIVVLTEPGRGFLRDTDEAGLRVTNELLQPLGPAERDALHALLQRVAETGLG is encoded by the coding sequence ATGCGCGGATTGCACGCGGACACGGGCTATCTGCTCTACCGGCTGGGCCTTCGCTCGGGGCAGTTGTTCAACTCCTTCCTGCAGGAGTCCGGCCTGCGCCTGCGCCACTACGCGCTGCTGCGCTTCCTCGCCACCTCCGAGGGCGCCCTCCAGCGCGAGCTGAGCACCTCGCTCGGCTACGACCCGAGCGCGATCGTCGGTCTGGTCGACGACCTGGAGAGGCTCGGCTTCGCCGAGCGCCGCCCCTCCCCCGACGACCGACGCAGCCGCATCGTCGTCCTGACCGAGCCGGGCCGCGGTTTTCTGCGCGACACGGACGAGGCCGGGCTGCGCGTCACCAACGAACTGCTCCAGCCGCTCGGCCCCGCCGAGCGGGACGCCCTGCACGCGCTGCTGCAGAGAGTCGCCGAGACCGGGCTCGGGTGA
- a CDS encoding SDR family oxidoreductase, whose translation MPTIDLTGKAAVVTGSGRGLGLAYAHALAAHGAGVVVNDIDEAVAEQAVKSITEAGGRAVAEVVPVGTAEAADRLVGRAVEEFGRLDVLVTNAGILRDKVLWKMTDDDFDAVITTHLKGTFTCGRAAAVRMREQGEGGTLILVGSPAGQRGNFGQTNYAAAKAGIAAMARTWSMELARANITVNAIVPVAATAMTETIPAFAPYIEAMRNGEPLPGFLRKGEGFGTPEDCAALVPFLASEAARGITGQAIGIGGDKVALWSHPQEIRAAYADGGWTPDALADAFPTSVGAELQTVGIPAPKLPEA comes from the coding sequence GTGCCCACCATCGATCTCACCGGCAAGGCCGCCGTCGTCACCGGCAGCGGCCGGGGCCTCGGCCTCGCCTACGCGCACGCCCTGGCCGCCCACGGCGCCGGCGTGGTCGTCAACGACATCGACGAGGCCGTCGCCGAGCAGGCCGTCAAGTCCATCACCGAGGCCGGCGGCCGGGCCGTCGCCGAAGTGGTCCCGGTCGGTACCGCCGAGGCCGCCGACCGGCTGGTCGGTCGCGCGGTCGAGGAGTTCGGCAGGCTGGACGTCCTGGTCACCAACGCGGGCATCCTGCGCGACAAGGTGCTGTGGAAGATGACCGACGACGACTTCGACGCGGTGATCACCACTCATCTCAAGGGCACCTTCACCTGCGGCAGGGCCGCCGCGGTCCGCATGCGCGAGCAGGGCGAGGGCGGCACCCTGATCCTGGTCGGCTCCCCGGCCGGCCAGCGCGGCAACTTCGGGCAGACCAACTACGCCGCCGCCAAGGCGGGCATCGCCGCCATGGCCCGGACCTGGTCGATGGAGCTCGCCCGCGCGAACATCACGGTCAACGCGATCGTCCCGGTCGCCGCCACCGCCATGACCGAGACCATCCCCGCCTTCGCCCCGTACATCGAGGCCATGAGGAACGGCGAGCCGCTGCCGGGCTTCCTCCGCAAGGGCGAGGGCTTCGGCACTCCCGAGGACTGCGCCGCCCTCGTTCCCTTCCTCGCCTCCGAGGCCGCGCGCGGCATCACCGGCCAGGCGATCGGCATCGGCGGCGACAAGGTGGCACTCTGGTCGCATCCGCAGGAGATCAGGGCGGCCTACGCCGACGGCGGCTGGACCCCGGACGCCCTCGCCGACGCCTTCCCCACCTCGGTCGGCGCCGAGCTCCAGACGGTCGGCATCCCCGCGCCCAAGCTGCCGGAGGCGTGA
- a CDS encoding amidohydrolase family protein codes for MNVDDLVAIDVHTHAEVSSKGHSSLDEDLHDASSAYFKVEGRRKPTLQETAAYYRERRMAAVIFTVDAESATGTPPVPNEEVAEAAAANSDVLIPFASIDPFRGKAGVKQARRLVEEYGVKGFKFHPSIQGFFPNDRSVAYDLYEVIEETGTIALFHTGQTGIGAGVPGGGGIRLKYSNPLHVDDVAADFPHLKIILAHPSFPWQDEALAVATHKPGVHIDLSGWSPKYFPPQLVQYANTLLKDKVLFGSDFPVLTPDRWLADFETLSIKDEVRPRILKENAARLLGLTKP; via the coding sequence ATGAACGTCGACGACCTGGTCGCGATCGACGTCCACACCCACGCGGAGGTCTCCTCCAAGGGCCACTCCTCCCTGGACGAGGACCTGCACGACGCCTCCTCCGCCTACTTCAAGGTCGAGGGCAGGCGGAAGCCGACCCTTCAGGAGACGGCCGCCTACTACCGCGAGCGGAGGATGGCCGCCGTGATCTTCACGGTGGACGCCGAGTCCGCCACCGGCACCCCGCCGGTCCCGAACGAGGAGGTCGCCGAGGCGGCGGCCGCCAACTCGGACGTGCTGATCCCCTTCGCCTCCATCGACCCCTTCCGCGGGAAGGCGGGCGTCAAGCAGGCCCGCCGCCTGGTCGAGGAGTACGGGGTGAAGGGCTTCAAGTTCCACCCGAGCATCCAGGGCTTCTTCCCCAACGACCGCTCGGTGGCGTACGACCTGTACGAGGTGATCGAGGAGACCGGCACCATCGCCCTGTTCCACACGGGCCAGACGGGCATCGGGGCCGGAGTCCCGGGCGGCGGCGGCATCCGGCTCAAGTACTCCAACCCCCTCCACGTCGACGACGTCGCCGCCGACTTCCCCCACCTGAAGATCATCCTGGCGCACCCGTCCTTCCCCTGGCAGGACGAGGCCCTCGCCGTCGCCACGCACAAGCCGGGCGTGCACATCGACCTGTCCGGCTGGTCGCCGAAGTACTTCCCGCCGCAGCTCGTGCAGTACGCCAACACGCTGCTGAAGGACAAGGTCCTCTTCGGCTCCGACTTCCCCGTCCTCACCCCCGACCGCTGGCTCGCCGACTTCGAGACGCTGTCGATCAAGGACGAGGTGAGGCCGAGGATCCTCAAGGAGAACGCCGCCCGTCTGCTCGGGCTGACGAAACCGTAA